One window of Candidatus Tokpelaia hoelldoblerii genomic DNA carries:
- a CDS encoding Multicopper oxidase type 3 (precursor) (bhsal08750), giving the protein MSKLSRRQLLVAGSGTLAMPFISRAAFAGGSSIITSAQARFLPVPALLQPENGDTVTLAMAMARHNFGPGDKTALSAGLNAEYLAPTVHLTKGTDINFKVQNRLGDVTTLHWHGLFVPSVKDGGPHNTIKDGEDWNIKVHIDQPSSTNWFHPHVHQNTAYQAHLGLAGLMIVDDGKDRERGLPRTYGVDDIPLVLQDRRVVEGDNVYAPDGMDLIHGFHGDKLIVNGVMEPQHEVPAGIMRLRLLNGANARIFNLSFEDRRPFHVIASDGGYLEKPVETGILPIGPGERYEVLVDFSKGKTPVTLFTSSDDNGGGEALPLMLFTSHGRKSEITTIPATFDTLSPANSGMAEETRSFFMDDRMMENMQVLMKGMGGGSHGMTHGGGHDGMVHSGRSTEQAGPPMTAASSGMAMAIAGETFDMNRIDVKARLGSYEMWSLTTSGEMQHPFHIHGASFRVLSLDGKAPPAWATGWKDTVLVNETADLLVHFNRQADEKHPFMFHCHTLEHEDLGMMGQFITV; this is encoded by the coding sequence ATGTCAAAACTATCACGCCGTCAGCTTCTGGTTGCAGGCAGTGGCACTCTGGCAATGCCTTTTATCAGCCGCGCTGCTTTTGCCGGCGGCAGCAGCATTATTACTTCGGCTCAGGCACGTTTTCTGCCAGTGCCTGCCCTTCTTCAACCGGAAAATGGTGATACCGTCACCCTTGCCATGGCAATGGCACGGCACAACTTCGGTCCGGGGGATAAAACAGCCCTCTCCGCCGGTCTCAACGCAGAGTATCTCGCGCCAACCGTACATCTGACAAAAGGTACAGATATCAATTTCAAGGTGCAGAACCGCCTTGGCGATGTCACGACATTGCACTGGCACGGGCTGTTCGTGCCTTCTGTCAAGGATGGTGGTCCACATAATACCATTAAAGATGGTGAAGACTGGAATATCAAGGTTCATATTGATCAGCCTTCTTCCACCAACTGGTTTCACCCGCACGTGCACCAGAACACCGCCTATCAGGCGCATCTGGGGCTTGCCGGCCTGATGATTGTGGATGATGGCAAGGATCGCGAACGCGGCCTGCCCCGTACTTATGGCGTGGATGATATTCCGCTTGTGCTGCAGGACCGCCGCGTTGTTGAGGGGGACAATGTTTACGCGCCGGATGGCATGGACCTGATCCATGGTTTTCATGGTGACAAGCTGATTGTTAACGGGGTTATGGAACCACAGCACGAAGTGCCTGCCGGGATTATGCGGTTGCGCCTGTTAAACGGCGCCAACGCCCGCATTTTCAACCTGTCTTTCGAGGACAGGCGCCCTTTCCATGTTATCGCCTCTGATGGCGGTTATCTGGAAAAACCGGTCGAGACAGGCATCCTGCCGATCGGCCCGGGGGAACGCTATGAAGTGCTGGTTGATTTCAGCAAAGGCAAAACACCTGTCACACTTTTTACCTCATCTGATGATAATGGCGGCGGGGAAGCGCTGCCGTTGATGCTGTTCACAAGTCATGGCAGAAAATCTGAAATCACCACGATACCCGCAACATTCGACACCTTAAGTCCTGCCAATTCCGGCATGGCAGAGGAAACCCGCAGTTTCTTCATGGATGACCGCATGATGGAAAATATGCAGGTGTTGATGAAAGGCATGGGCGGAGGCAGCCACGGCATGACGCATGGTGGCGGTCATGACGGCATGGTACACAGCGGCCGCTCGACAGAACAGGCCGGCCCGCCGATGACGGCGGCCTCTTCCGGCATGGCTATGGCGATTGCCGGTGAAACCTTTGACATGAACCGCATCGATGTTAAAGCCAGGCTCGGCAGTTATGAAATGTGGTCGCTGACAACCAGTGGCGAGATGCAGCATCCTTTCCATATTCATGGTGCGTCTTTCCGCGTGCTGTCGCTTGACGGTAAAGCCCCGCCTGCCTGGGCGACCGGCTGGAAAGATACTGTGCTTGTCAATGAAACGGCTGATTTGCTTGTTCATTTCAACCGCCAGGCGGATGAAAAACATCCCTTTATGTTTCACTGCCATACGCTGGAGCATGAAGACCTTGGCATGATGGGACAGTTTATCACGGTCTGA
- a CDS encoding Hypothetical protein (bhsal08760) translates to MAGFWRFCMVLVFCLLPLPVFACNGAGMVLLHHDVAMTASSHDGSRHSHTQGDNMMPCCVLCPSVPFVTVNAELAGFIPVQDWYSPPMQVLAGIRTPPLLQPPPFS, encoded by the coding sequence ATGGCCGGGTTTTGGCGGTTTTGTATGGTGCTGGTTTTCTGCCTTTTGCCGCTGCCGGTTTTTGCCTGTAACGGGGCGGGTATGGTTTTGCTGCATCATGATGTTGCGATGACTGCTTCCAGCCATGACGGCAGCCGCCATTCCCATACACAAGGTGATAACATGATGCCTTGTTGCGTGCTTTGCCCTTCTGTTCCTTTTGTTACAGTCAATGCGGAACTTGCAGGCTTTATACCGGTGCAAGACTGGTATAGCCCGCCGATGCAGGTTTTGGCAGGCATCAGAACGCCGCCGCTGTTACAACCGCCGCCCTTTTCCTGA
- the thrS gene encoding Threonine--tRNA ligase (bhsal08770), translated as MSQTISLSFPDGSVRDYASGITGLELAQSISKSLAKKAVACSLDGVVRDLADPITTAGTVEIITREDPRALELIRHDCAHVLAEAVQELFPGTQVTIGPVIENGFYYDFARNQPFTLDDLAVIEKKMREIIARNKPFTREIWSRDKAKQVFAGKGEHYKVELIDAIPEDQDVKIYYQGDWFDLCRGPHMTSTGQIGNAFRLMKVAGAYWRGDSGNPMLTRIYGTAFANEADLKAYLTMLEEAEKRDHRRLGREMDLFHFQEEGPGVVFWHAKGWKMFQNLVSYMRRRLDADDYMEVNAPQVLDKSLWEISGHWGWYKENMFKVTPAGDDTDDERVYALKPMNCPGHVQIFKHGLKSYRDLPIKMAEFGAVHRYEPSGALHGLMRVRGFTQDDAHIFCTDEQLAEECLRINELILSTYADFGFHEITVKLSTRPDLRVGSDALWDKAENVMAGVLKTIEENSGGRIKTDILPGEGAFYGPKFEYTLKDAIGREWQCGTTQVDFNLPERFGAFYIDKDSEKRQPVMIHRAICGSMERFLGILIEDFAGHMPLWFAPLQVVVATITSEADEYAQAATARLKAAGLLATADLRNEKINYKVREHSLQKVPVILVCGKREAEQETVNMRRLGSRDQVEMPLDEVIELLKDEATPPDIRRKTQLA; from the coding sequence ATGTCACAGACAATTTCCCTTTCTTTCCCTGATGGTTCCGTGCGTGATTATGCTTCTGGCATAACCGGCCTTGAACTGGCGCAATCTATTTCCAAATCGCTGGCTAAAAAAGCTGTGGCCTGCAGCCTCGACGGCGTTGTGCGCGACCTTGCCGACCCCATCACAACAGCAGGCACAGTGGAAATCATCACCCGTGAGGATCCGCGCGCGCTGGAGCTTATCCGCCATGATTGCGCCCACGTGCTTGCCGAAGCCGTGCAGGAACTTTTTCCGGGCACGCAGGTGACAATCGGCCCTGTTATTGAAAACGGTTTTTATTACGATTTTGCCCGTAACCAGCCGTTCACGCTCGATGATCTGGCGGTGATTGAAAAGAAAATGCGCGAGATTATCGCCCGTAATAAACCTTTCACCAGGGAAATCTGGTCGCGTGACAAGGCAAAACAGGTTTTTGCCGGCAAGGGCGAGCATTACAAGGTGGAACTGATTGACGCGATTCCGGAAGATCAGGACGTAAAAATCTATTACCAGGGCGACTGGTTTGACCTGTGCCGCGGGCCGCATATGACTTCAACCGGCCAGATCGGCAACGCCTTCAGGCTGATGAAGGTGGCAGGCGCTTACTGGCGCGGTGATTCCGGCAATCCGATGCTGACCCGCATTTACGGCACAGCCTTTGCCAATGAGGCTGACCTGAAAGCTTATCTCACCATGCTGGAAGAGGCGGAAAAGCGTGATCACCGCCGCCTTGGGCGCGAGATGGACCTGTTTCATTTTCAGGAAGAAGGCCCGGGCGTGGTTTTCTGGCACGCCAAGGGCTGGAAAATGTTTCAGAATCTGGTGAGCTATATGCGCCGGCGGCTGGATGCTGACGATTATATGGAAGTCAACGCCCCGCAGGTTCTGGACAAATCGCTGTGGGAAATTTCCGGCCATTGGGGCTGGTATAAGGAAAATATGTTCAAGGTGACACCGGCGGGGGATGATACGGATGACGAGCGTGTTTATGCGCTGAAACCGATGAACTGCCCGGGACATGTGCAGATTTTCAAGCATGGGCTGAAATCCTATCGTGACCTGCCGATTAAAATGGCGGAATTTGGTGCTGTGCATCGCTACGAGCCGTCCGGCGCCTTGCACGGGTTGATGCGTGTGCGCGGTTTCACGCAGGATGACGCGCATATTTTCTGCACTGATGAGCAACTGGCTGAAGAATGCCTGCGCATTAATGAGCTGATTTTATCCACTTATGCGGATTTCGGTTTTCATGAAATTACCGTCAAGCTTTCCACCCGGCCGGACTTGCGTGTTGGTTCGGATGCGTTGTGGGACAAGGCCGAAAACGTTATGGCCGGGGTGCTGAAAACCATTGAGGAAAACTCCGGCGGGCGAATCAAAACTGATATCCTGCCTGGTGAAGGCGCGTTTTACGGGCCAAAATTTGAATATACGCTGAAGGACGCCATTGGCCGGGAATGGCAGTGCGGCACGACACAGGTGGATTTCAACCTGCCGGAACGCTTCGGCGCCTTCTATATCGACAAGGATTCGGAAAAACGCCAGCCGGTGATGATTCACCGAGCGATCTGCGGTTCGATGGAGCGTTTCCTCGGCATTCTGATTGAGGACTTTGCCGGTCATATGCCGCTGTGGTTTGCACCGCTGCAGGTTGTTGTCGCCACCATTACATCTGAAGCGGACGAATATGCACAAGCCGCGACGGCTAGGCTGAAAGCCGCCGGCCTGCTTGCCACGGCTGATCTGCGCAATGAGAAGATCAACTACAAAGTGCGTGAACATTCGTTGCAGAAAGTGCCGGTTATTCTGGTTTGCGGCAAGCGGGAGGCCGAGCAGGAAACGGTGAATATGCGCCGCCTTGGTTCGCGCGATCAGGTGGAAATGCCGCTTGATGAAGTGATCGAGCTTTTGAAGGATGAAGCAACGCCGCCAGATATTCGCCGTAAAACACAGTTAGCCTGA
- a CDS encoding Putative membrane protein insertion efficiency factor (bhsal08780): MAARKPHQHKSRNFDDPWRKTPGRLLGTGLIRLYQLTLSGFIGMHCRHAPTCSEYTYEAVARHGLWAGSWLGFFRIIRCGPFGTHGFDPVPQVLAACYHWYMPWRCRRAGKHGQDMK, encoded by the coding sequence GTGGCTGCGCGCAAGCCCCATCAACATAAAAGCCGCAATTTTGACGATCCCTGGCGCAAAACACCGGGCCGCCTGCTTGGAACAGGCCTTATCCGGCTTTATCAACTGACGCTTTCCGGTTTCATCGGCATGCACTGCCGCCATGCGCCAACCTGTTCGGAATATACCTATGAAGCGGTGGCGCGGCATGGCCTGTGGGCAGGCAGCTGGCTGGGCTTTTTTCGTATTATCCGCTGCGGGCCCTTTGGCACCCATGGCTTTGACCCCGTGCCGCAAGTACTTGCGGCCTGTTATCACTGGTATATGCCATGGCGCTGCAGAAGAGCAGGAAAACACGGGCAGGACATGAAATAG
- a CDS encoding Nitrogen-fixing NifU domain-containing protein (bhsal08790) yields the protein MIDDIYNSKILHYAAHISHTGRLSAPDASAYKHSRLCGSAITVDLNMADSVVTAFAQDVHACALGQASASIMAQHIIGAHSQELRALHQTMQAMLTENGASPQGKFADFSCLQPVKDYKARHASTMLVFEAIADCIGQIENRG from the coding sequence ATGATTGACGACATTTATAACAGTAAAATCCTTCATTATGCGGCGCATATCAGCCATACAGGCCGCTTGTCCGCGCCTGACGCCAGCGCATACAAGCATTCACGCCTGTGCGGTTCAGCCATTACAGTTGACCTGAATATGGCCGATAGCGTTGTCACAGCTTTCGCACAGGATGTGCACGCCTGTGCGCTTGGGCAGGCTTCCGCTTCAATCATGGCGCAACATATTATCGGCGCTCATTCGCAGGAATTACGGGCACTGCATCAAACCATGCAGGCAATGTTGACGGAAAACGGCGCTTCGCCGCAAGGAAAATTCGCTGATTTTTCCTGTCTGCAACCTGTTAAGGATTATAAAGCCCGTCATGCTTCCACCATGCTGGTTTTTGAGGCGATAGCAGACTGTATCGGGCAGATTGAGAACAGGGGATAA
- the folE gene encoding GTP cyclohydrolase 1 (bhsal08800), with protein sequence MVKSQNKAKPGMSEVEEAVRTLLLWIGENPQREGLLKTPARVAKAYGELFSGYNQSADEILGTVFEEVAGYNEPVLIRDIGFFSHCEHHMVPIIGKAHIAYMPDGKVVGLSKIPRIVDMFARRLQTQEAMTAQIADTLQDHLQPKGVAVLIEAEHLCMAMRGVQKQGSSTVTTAFRGAYARDEKAQANFMLSLRGQR encoded by the coding sequence ATGGTTAAATCACAAAACAAGGCAAAACCGGGCATGAGTGAAGTGGAAGAGGCTGTCCGCACCCTGCTTTTATGGATTGGCGAAAATCCGCAGCGTGAAGGCTTGCTTAAAACACCCGCGCGGGTTGCCAAAGCTTACGGTGAACTGTTCAGCGGCTATAACCAGTCGGCGGATGAGATTCTCGGCACGGTTTTTGAGGAAGTGGCGGGCTATAACGAGCCGGTTCTCATCCGTGACATCGGGTTTTTCTCGCATTGTGAACACCATATGGTGCCAATTATCGGCAAGGCGCATATCGCCTATATGCCGGATGGCAAGGTGGTCGGCCTTTCCAAGATTCCGCGGATTGTCGACATGTTTGCCCGCCGCCTGCAAACACAGGAGGCTATGACCGCCCAGATTGCAGATACGCTGCAAGATCACCTGCAGCCGAAAGGCGTGGCTGTGCTGATTGAAGCCGAGCACCTGTGCATGGCCATGCGCGGGGTTCAAAAACAGGGTAGCAGCACAGTGACAACGGCATTCCGCGGCGCCTATGCCAGGGATGAGAAAGCACAGGCCAACTTTATGCTTTCCCTGCGCGGGCAGCGCTGA
- a CDS encoding Hypothetical protein (bhsal08810), translating into MKKRKFSLLVSFGFAVAALVFFLFPPFQNNQPPITVEKPDKGNVPALQLSQWCMSREFEQKAYIVCRADPVRDTIRLFLNNPDGKPYFSFSNVNKKLAQNGETLAFAMNAGMYHADYSAVGLYIENGQEQHVVSTQDGPGNFHMKPNGIFYLANGKAAVLETQSYLQSGVKPDYATQSGPMLVIDNRIHQRFIPNSPFLEYRNGVGVTNEGEVLFVISSQKVNFDEFARFFRDELKTPNALFLDGSISSLYAPEMGRKDWWHPMGPIIGAVIPQPAKPVSAESTD; encoded by the coding sequence GTGAAGAAAAGAAAATTTTCCCTTCTTGTATCGTTTGGCTTTGCTGTGGCTGCTCTGGTATTTTTCCTGTTTCCGCCTTTTCAAAACAATCAGCCGCCAATAACAGTTGAAAAACCCGATAAGGGCAATGTTCCCGCACTTCAGCTATCTCAATGGTGTATGAGTCGGGAATTTGAGCAAAAAGCCTATATTGTCTGCCGTGCTGATCCTGTCAGGGATACGATCCGCCTGTTTTTAAACAATCCTGATGGCAAGCCTTATTTCTCGTTCAGCAATGTGAATAAGAAACTGGCCCAAAATGGTGAAACACTGGCCTTTGCCATGAATGCTGGTATGTATCATGCCGATTACAGCGCTGTCGGCCTCTATATCGAAAACGGGCAGGAACAGCATGTTGTTTCCACGCAGGATGGCCCGGGTAATTTTCATATGAAACCCAACGGCATTTTTTATCTGGCGAATGGCAAAGCCGCTGTACTGGAAACACAAAGCTATCTGCAATCCGGCGTCAAACCGGATTATGCCACCCAGTCAGGCCCCATGCTGGTGATTGATAACAGAATTCACCAGCGTTTTATCCCCAATTCCCCCTTTCTTGAATATCGCAACGGTGTCGGCGTGACAAATGAAGGGGAAGTACTCTTTGTGATATCCAGTCAAAAGGTCAATTTTGACGAATTCGCCCGCTTTTTCCGTGATGAGCTGAAAACCCCGAACGCCCTCTTCCTTGACGGTTCTATCTCCAGCCTCTATGCGCCGGAGATGGGCCGCAAGGACTGGTGGCATCCCATGGGGCCAATTATCGGTGCGGTTATCCCGCAGCCAGCAAAACCTGTATCAGCAGAGTCAACGGATTAA
- a CDS encoding Peptidase M15 (bhsal08820) — protein MRKSGILKHKTGRYCKLKNFIAFLGMTLAVSASCFIVLAPQALAAGAGSRSAKTKQVSSARSKARPPVRVAKQANQAKLHALPGVADNDIPLNTQKYARTVTLASAGNFARGLPKGVQVARKGVQTACFNPRLVSLLGTIQNHYKRPVIITSGYRSPAHNRRVHGAKHSLHMSCSAADIKVSGVHKSELARFVRALPNRGGVGTYCNQIIHVDVGARRDWNWGCSKKR, from the coding sequence TTGAGAAAGTCTGGAATCTTAAAACATAAAACCGGGAGATATTGCAAGCTGAAAAATTTTATCGCTTTCTTAGGCATGACTCTTGCAGTAAGTGCATCCTGTTTTATTGTACTGGCGCCTCAAGCTCTGGCTGCCGGCGCCGGAAGCCGTTCTGCCAAGACAAAGCAGGTTTCTTCTGCCCGTTCCAAAGCCCGCCCTCCTGTGCGGGTGGCAAAGCAGGCGAATCAAGCGAAACTGCACGCCCTGCCTGGCGTGGCCGATAATGATATTCCGCTTAATACTCAAAAGTACGCAAGAACGGTCACACTCGCCTCTGCCGGCAATTTTGCCCGTGGGCTGCCCAAGGGAGTGCAGGTTGCACGTAAGGGCGTGCAGACAGCCTGCTTCAATCCACGGCTGGTTTCGCTGCTTGGCACCATACAAAACCACTATAAACGCCCTGTCATTATTACATCCGGTTATCGCAGCCCTGCCCATAATCGCAGAGTTCACGGGGCGAAGCATTCATTGCATATGTCCTGTTCTGCGGCGGATATTAAAGTGAGCGGCGTGCACAAGTCAGAACTGGCGCGCTTTGTCCGTGCTTTGCCAAACCGTGGCGGTGTCGGCACTTATTGCAATCAGATTATCCATGTTGATGTTGGCGCACGCCGCGACTGGAATTGGGGTTGCAGCAAAAAAAGATAA
- a CDS encoding Aminotransferase class I and II (bhsal08830): protein MPQEFHKIRRLPPYVFEQVNRLKAAARAKSADIIDLGMGNPDLPTPQGIVDKLCEVVKNPSSHGYSSSKGIPGLRRAQANYYARRFGVKLDPDTQVIATLGSKEGFANMAQAITAPGDVILCPDPTYPIHSFGFIMSGGVIRSMPAMPDDSFLEALSRAVRHSIPKPIALILNYPSNPTACLATLEFYKNVVAFAKKHEIILLSDLAYSEIYFDDTPPPSILQVPGAMDVAVEFTSMSKTFSMPGWRMGFAVGNERLIAALTRVKSYLDYGAFTPIQVAATAALNGDGSDIAQVRGIYKKRRDTMVESFARAGWDIPPPPATMFAWAPIPERFKHLGSLEFAKQLIEHAEVAVSPGVGFGEHGDDHVRIALVENEHRLRQAARNIKRFLSADEKTGNAG, encoded by the coding sequence ATGCCACAGGAATTTCATAAAATCCGCCGCCTTCCTCCCTATGTCTTTGAACAGGTTAACCGTTTGAAAGCGGCAGCGCGGGCCAAAAGCGCGGATATTATTGATCTTGGCATGGGAAACCCTGATTTGCCAACACCGCAAGGCATTGTCGACAAGCTGTGCGAAGTGGTGAAAAATCCAAGTTCACACGGTTATTCCTCTTCAAAAGGAATTCCCGGCCTGCGCCGCGCGCAGGCTAATTATTATGCCCGCCGGTTTGGCGTGAAGCTTGATCCTGACACACAGGTTATCGCAACTCTTGGTTCCAAGGAAGGTTTTGCCAATATGGCGCAGGCTATCACCGCGCCGGGTGACGTTATCCTGTGTCCGGATCCGACCTATCCCATTCATTCCTTCGGGTTTATCATGTCAGGCGGGGTGATCCGCTCCATGCCGGCCATGCCGGACGACAGTTTCCTGGAAGCGCTTTCGCGTGCGGTGCGCCATTCCATTCCCAAACCCATAGCGCTCATTCTGAATTATCCTTCCAATCCGACAGCCTGTCTCGCGACGCTGGAATTTTACAAGAACGTTGTGGCTTTTGCCAAAAAGCATGAGATTATCCTGCTTTCCGACCTTGCTTACTCGGAAATCTATTTTGATGATACGCCGCCACCGTCTATTTTACAGGTGCCGGGTGCTATGGATGTCGCAGTTGAATTTACCTCCATGTCCAAGACCTTTTCCATGCCCGGCTGGCGGATGGGTTTTGCTGTCGGCAATGAACGGTTGATTGCAGCGCTGACCCGTGTCAAATCCTATCTTGATTATGGTGCATTCACGCCGATTCAGGTTGCGGCAACCGCCGCCCTGAATGGCGATGGTTCCGATATTGCCCAGGTGCGGGGGATTTATAAGAAACGCCGTGATACCATGGTTGAAAGCTTTGCCCGCGCCGGATGGGATATTCCGCCGCCGCCGGCAACCATGTTTGCCTGGGCGCCGATACCGGAACGGTTTAAACATTTGGGCTCGCTTGAATTTGCCAAGCAACTGATTGAACACGCTGAAGTTGCGGTTTCACCCGGTGTCGGCTTTGGCGAACATGGCGATGACCATGTGCGCATTGCTCTTGTGGAAAATGAACACCGCCTGCGGCAGGCAGCGCGCAATATAAAGCGTTTTCTTTCAGCAGATGAGAAAACAGGAAATGCGGGGTAA
- a CDS encoding Fructose-1,6-bisphosphatase (bhsal08860) has translation MPKSATISKNGLDRILTLELVRVTERAAVAAARLRGRGDEMAADQAAVDAMRRELNRLPIDGTVVIGEGERDEAPMLYIGEEVGTKKGPAVDIALDPLEGTTLCAKNQPNSLAVIAIAEKGHLLYAPDVYMEKIAIGPGYPQGIIHIDATPTENIRALAKAKGVAVNQITACVMDRPRHAKLIDEVRSLGASIRLIGDGDVAGVIHTTDPDETGIDIYMGIGGAPEGVLAAAALRCIGGQMQGRLQLNTEEKIARAAKMGISDPNRVYDMTDMARGDVLFAASGVTDGNLLAGVKFARNHIDTETIVMRSHTGTIRNIRARHQNMEKFS, from the coding sequence ATGCCAAAATCAGCAACAATATCCAAAAACGGTCTTGATCGTATTTTGACGCTTGAGCTCGTCCGCGTGACAGAGCGTGCAGCCGTAGCGGCTGCGCGGCTGCGCGGGCGCGGTGATGAGATGGCGGCAGATCAGGCTGCGGTTGATGCCATGCGGCGTGAATTGAACCGCCTGCCGATTGATGGCACGGTTGTTATCGGCGAGGGGGAACGCGATGAAGCGCCAATGCTTTATATCGGCGAGGAAGTCGGCACGAAAAAAGGCCCGGCGGTTGATATTGCCCTTGACCCACTGGAAGGCACAACGCTTTGCGCCAAAAACCAGCCTAACTCGCTGGCTGTTATTGCTATCGCCGAAAAAGGCCATCTGCTTTATGCGCCGGATGTTTATATGGAAAAAATTGCCATTGGCCCGGGCTATCCGCAAGGCATTATTCATATTGATGCAACACCGACTGAAAATATCCGTGCACTGGCCAAAGCCAAAGGCGTAGCTGTCAACCAGATAACGGCCTGCGTCATGGACCGCCCGCGCCACGCCAAGCTGATAGATGAAGTCCGTTCGCTCGGTGCTTCCATTCGCCTGATCGGTGATGGTGATGTGGCAGGGGTTATCCATACAACTGATCCGGATGAAACCGGTATTGATATTTATATGGGCATTGGCGGTGCACCGGAAGGAGTGCTGGCGGCAGCGGCTCTGCGCTGTATCGGTGGACAGATGCAGGGACGGCTGCAGTTAAACACTGAAGAAAAGATAGCCCGGGCGGCGAAAATGGGTATTTCTGACCCGAACAGAGTTTATGACATGACAGATATGGCCAGAGGTGATGTGTTGTTTGCAGCATCCGGCGTGACAGACGGCAACCTGCTTGCCGGTGTTAAATTTGCACGCAACCATATTGATACAGAAACCATTGTCATGCGTTCACATACCGGCACAATCCGCAATATCAGGGCGCGCCATCAGAATATGGAAAAATTTTCCTGA
- a CDS encoding Chlorhexidine efflux transporter (bhsal08870), whose protein sequence is MPTLPKTDELLIRRSFFARAVHAVLFELIAVAMTTIFFVVIMKKSILDMGALSVIISLTATAWNAVYNYLFDRMQKRFGFSRTKNIRILHTLCFEVGLTFATVPIVAYWLDTSFFNAFWLEAALLLFFLPYSIIYNYIYDKIYICIKQRGKH, encoded by the coding sequence TTGCCAACGCTTCCCAAGACAGACGAACTTCTTATCCGCCGCAGCTTTTTTGCACGTGCCGTTCATGCCGTGTTGTTTGAACTGATCGCCGTTGCCATGACGACAATATTTTTTGTTGTTATCATGAAAAAGAGCATTCTTGATATGGGAGCGCTTTCTGTCATTATCTCATTGACAGCAACCGCCTGGAATGCCGTGTACAACTACTTGTTTGACCGTATGCAAAAACGGTTCGGATTTTCACGCACCAAAAATATACGGATTCTGCATACTCTTTGTTTTGAGGTCGGGCTGACTTTTGCCACTGTGCCGATCGTTGCTTATTGGCTTGATACCAGTTTTTTCAATGCTTTCTGGCTGGAAGCGGCTCTGCTGCTGTTTTTCCTGCCTTATTCGATAATCTATAATTATATTTATGATAAAATCTATATCTGCATTAAGCAACGCGGAAAACATTGA